Proteins from one Dromiciops gliroides isolate mDroGli1 chromosome 6, mDroGli1.pri, whole genome shotgun sequence genomic window:
- the LOC122730489 gene encoding membrane-spanning 4-domains subfamily A member 4A-like, with protein sequence MDSQETPKGVVPAYPQPGFITYSQGPVGTPVQLYKSKASLQKFLRGEPKVLGTIQIMIALMNFSLGLVHILTPMDSFLRENFLLYTGYIFWGTAFFIISGSLSIAAENKPTNTLVQSCLAMNIVSSVASGMGIIFFSINLAILDNMHYYCHRESSFNMCSFGHSLLEGISLILLVLTILEFAIALVLSGFGCKASCCGQSGVTIFMPPPPYVSENPAAEACKGATTLQSPDADTAAFSGSRPDSFI encoded by the exons ATGGACTCCCAGGAAACTCCAAAGGGAGTGGTCCCAGCCTATCCTCAGCCAGGTTTCATTACCTACTCACAGGGTCCAGTGGGGACACCTGTGCAACTTTATAAATCAAAAGCATCCCTGCAGAAATTCCTGAGAGGGGAGCCCAAGGTGCTGGGG acCATCCAGATCATGATTGCTCTGATGAACTTCAGCTTAGGACTGGTTCACATTTTGACTCCTATGGATTCTTTTCTACGTGAAAATTTTCTGCTTTACACTGGCTACATATTCTGGGGAACAGCATTT TTTATCATCTCCGGTTCGCTCTCCATTGCCGCAGAAAACAAACCCACCAATACTCTG GTCCAAAGCTGCCTGGCAATGAATATTGTTAGCTCAGTGGCGTCTGGGATGGGAATCATCTTTTTCTCAATCAACTTGGCAATTCTTGATAACATGCACTATTACTGTCACCGGGAAAGTTCCTTTAATATGTGCTCTTTTGGTCATTCTCTATTAGAG GGAATCAGTTTGATCCTTCTCGTCCTAACTATTTTGGAATTTGCCATTGCCCTTGTGCTCTCAGGCTTCGGCTGCAAGGCAAGCTGCTGTGGCCAGAGTGGG GTCACCATCTTCATGCCTCCCCCACCTTATGTGTCAGAAAACCCAGCTGCCGAAGCGTGCAAAGGAGCGACAACACTTCAGAGCCCAGATGCTGACACGGCTGCATTTTCAGGAAGCCGGCCTGACAGTTTCATATAG